The Rhinolophus sinicus isolate RSC01 linkage group LG13, ASM3656204v1, whole genome shotgun sequence sequence AGATTGGTGGTGGGGCACTGCTGTTTGCTACCTTGGGGCCAGGACACCTGTCCCTCTTCCTGCCTCAGCAATCAGTCGCTGCCATCTGTGGCTCTGGGGGCCTTGTCTGGACACTGTGGCCAAAGACTGGACAGGGCTCAGGCTATCCCTTAGGGGCAACCTGCTCACCAACCATTCGCAGTGGGATCAAGGACCCACCACCATCCAGACTCAGCACTGACCACCAGCTTTGGGACTGCAGGGGACCCGGGTGAGGCTGCCCCCGTCCTGCCTGGACACACCGAGGGTAAGGACAGAGACTGTCACTCTTGGGGGAGGCCACAAGCCTACACTTGCCTTGGAATGGATTCATGTAGCTTTCTACAGcagaggggttgggggaaggagagggcgGTCCCTCCGGCCCACGGAGCCCCACCCAGTAGCCAGTGAAAGCCACTCCCCTCAgaacccccccccacacacacacacacactaagctGCCCTCTCTTGGAGCCCTAAGCTGGCCGACAGACCTGGGTCAGTGTCTCTGCGGGATCACTGCAGGTGTGTGGACATGAGATGGCAGGCAGGAGACACAACCACCCTTCCCAGCTCCGGGAGGTGGACTGTGCCCAAAGCTGGCTGCCCATGGTGGGAAGGCCCCTCTGGAACACCCCCCGCACTCCCTACCCCTCAACCTTGGTTCTGGGTGCCTGGGGCCACGGACCTGATCCCCCAGGGTTAGGGTGCCCAGTCCAGAGTGTACCCTACAAGGTACTAGAGGAGGTGGCACCCTTATGGGATGGATGCCCCTGGGAGACGGCACGGCCAGTGCTCGCCCTGCACTAGTCGGAAGCACAGCCTCAGTCCTgccccacttccctccccagtGCCAAGGGGTCGTCATCAAGGTCCTTCAAGGGGTCCTGGGTCCCCCAGCTGACGGCTCCCAAACCCACAGCCAGGAGCCCAGCCTCCCAGTGTCCTAGAGAACTCTGACCTTAGTGGCCTGTCCAAGTCCTGGGCTGCCAGCTCTCCCAGGTGCCCACCCTACTCATCAGAGGAGCTCGCTGGGGGGCTCTGAGCCAGGCCCAGAGGTAGCCCCCCAACAAGGAGACTCAAGCAGGCCCAGGGGCAGTTCCAGGCCCTCACCCCACCAggaaatgaggagactgagagcAGTGTGCACTGGTCCCACTGGCCTCCCTCAGGACACAAGGTTCACATGCACCACCTGGCTGCTTGTTTATTTGCCACTTGGTGCAAGGCACACGGTTACGGGATGGCAGCAGGCTCACGTGTGGCTCGGAGTAAAGAGCAAGGCTCTCAAGTTCCTTTTTGGTGTTTTGCTGTTTTGATAGAAAAGAACCCAACTGCTTCTGCTTGCTGTGGCCTGCCTAGcctttgggggttggggggtggggggctcaaaAGAGCCTAGCGCCTCTGGAAGTCTGGTGGCTGGTGGTGGCCACTCAGGATGGGGGCCCAGCGTTGGCTTTGCTAGGCTGGCCACCAGGCTGCTTCCTTGTGGCTTCCCGAGCCAGGTCACAGGCGATCATGCTGCTGGAGCCCTGGAGAGATGGTGAGCTAGGAATGGGGGGAAGGTGTGGTCAAAGGCTGCTCCCAAGCGCTCCCTCCGCCCACACTGGCCCCTAGGAAGGAGGACTCACTGCTCTGGGGACTCCAGCACTGTGGCCATGAATGGGACAGTGGACTTCCCGAAAAAGAAGCTCGCCCACCAGTGACCCGGGTCAGCCTTGGGGAGACCTGAGAGAAGCGAAATGGGGTCATGGTGCTGCTGCCCATTCCTGGGGTGACCCCTCCAGATGTTCCCTGAGCtcacctggggggtgggggatggctTCCCCAGGACACTCAGCACTTCCACAGGAGCTGTTACTGGAAGTGGAACCCAGGCGGCCTGGAAAGGAGACAGCTCGTGCTCAGTCCAGTCCCCACCCAGACAGGGGTGCTCAAGGGGCCGGAGCCTGCACAAGCTGGGTGGGGGGTCCTGGTCAGCACTGTCGGGGTGGGCAAGGGGCTTACTTACGCCGGTAATAGTCGTGGGTGGCCACGAGCGAGCCGCTGGAGGGGATGGCTGCCATGCTCTTGCCTGTGGGCTGGTGGAAACCTGCGCACACGGGGGTCGGGAGCCCCTTTGGTAACCGGCCGCCCTTCGGGAAGGGCGCTCCCGGGAGGACCGGCGAGGCTGGGTTTATTTACCGATCCCAGCGCGGCTCCGGAACTCACAGACCGCCTCCGGCTCTCCGGGAGCGGGCGGCTCCAACCAGCCCGAACCGGCCGCGCAGGCGGAACAAAGGCGCTTTGTGCGCGGGGCCGCCACCTGGGGCTCCAGGAACGGGCCAGGCGCCCGCCCGGGCCTGCGGCCAGCGAGCCTGAGGCCCCGAGCCCGTCCCCCCGGTGCCCGTTCCTTCTGCCCAACGCAGTTCTCGGTCGCACACTCCacccccttccctcagccccatGCACCCCGCACCGCTCGGCCCGTGCCCGCCCGTCCTTGCGTTCTCTGTCCGCCGATCGGTCCGTCCCACCAGCGGTCGCGCGCGGGGCCGCCC is a genomic window containing:
- the PPDPF gene encoding pancreatic progenitor cell differentiation and proliferation factor, whose product is MAAIPSSGSLVATHDYYRRRLGSTSSNSSCGSAECPGEAIPHPPGLPKADPGHWWASFFFGKSTVPFMATVLESPEHSPSLQGSSSMIACDLAREATRKQPGGQPSKANAGPPS